In a genomic window of Telopea speciosissima isolate NSW1024214 ecotype Mountain lineage chromosome 5, Tspe_v1, whole genome shotgun sequence:
- the LOC122663159 gene encoding uncharacterized protein LOC122663159, which translates to MREPELKSCEEKKPSDRFAEELITELGFPSGVLPTGELEECGRVRATGFVWWKCKAAYEHFNVATNTKASYAAETTAYVEKGRMKKMTGVKTKQLMVWITIVEMCMDGNKITFKTPMGVGKSFPLTSFMNEAEKKKYLQQ; encoded by the coding sequence ATGAGAGAGCCGGAGCTGAAATCGTGCGAGGAAAAGAAGCCTAGTGATCGATTTGCAGAGGAATTGATCACAGAGTTGGGATTCCCTAGTGGTGTCCTTCCCACTGGAGAACTCGAAGAATGTGGGAGGGTGAGAGCCACTGGTTTCGTATGGTGGAAATGTAAGGCCGCCTACGAGCATTTTAATGTGGCAACCAATACCAAGGCAAGCTATGCTGCTGAGACGACCGCGTACGTGGAGAAggggaggatgaagaagatgacggGCGTGAAAACCAAGCAATTGATGGTGTGGATTACAATAGTAGAGATGTGCATGGATGGCAACAAGATCACCTTCAAGACACCCATGGGGGTTGGCAAGTCGTTCCCTCTAACCTCTTTTATGAAcgaagcagagaagaagaagtatctcCAGCAATAG